The proteins below are encoded in one region of Vicinamibacterales bacterium:
- a CDS encoding DmsE family decaheme c-type cytochrome, whose product MRLPYRLLALAGLVVLLTSGLAAAQATPPAAAWSASDCQACHERVLGPPFAQSRHAKVDHSCANCHANVAEHAKAQMNGDKNGPVPSLKKLTARQVNDTCLKCHEKANQANYISSMHARRNVACTSCHSVHDAKSVRAQLKTKVDSETCFTCHKSERAKSQRTSHHPVREGKMNCTSCHNPHDGSRPKMILADSVNDLCYKCHAEKRGPFLFEHAPVREECTTCHEPHGTNHRRLLAQKLPNLCWNCQFTGSGHFAQNTGADNHGTEQGKYQVAPSGTTNFPTTNSRMIEKSCKNCHVNLHGTNSPSGAAFLR is encoded by the coding sequence ATGCGCCTACCGTATCGGTTGCTGGCGCTGGCAGGGTTGGTGGTGCTGTTGACAAGCGGACTGGCCGCTGCCCAGGCGACACCACCGGCGGCGGCATGGAGTGCCTCCGACTGCCAGGCGTGCCACGAGAGAGTGCTTGGGCCACCATTCGCGCAGTCGCGCCACGCGAAAGTCGACCACAGCTGTGCGAACTGCCACGCCAATGTCGCTGAGCACGCCAAGGCTCAGATGAATGGCGACAAGAACGGTCCGGTGCCGTCGTTGAAGAAGCTGACCGCGCGTCAGGTCAACGACACCTGCCTGAAGTGCCACGAGAAGGCCAACCAGGCCAACTACATCTCCAGCATGCACGCGCGCCGCAATGTGGCCTGCACGTCCTGCCACAGCGTGCACGATGCGAAGTCGGTCAGGGCACAGCTGAAGACCAAGGTCGACTCCGAGACCTGCTTCACGTGCCACAAGTCCGAGCGCGCCAAGTCGCAGCGCACGTCGCACCACCCGGTCCGCGAGGGCAAGATGAACTGCACGAGCTGCCACAACCCGCACGACGGCAGCCGCCCGAAGATGATCCTGGCGGATTCGGTCAATGACCTCTGCTACAAGTGCCACGCCGAGAAGCGCGGCCCGTTCCTGTTCGAGCACGCACCTGTTCGCGAGGAGTGCACGACCTGCCACGAGCCGCACGGGACGAATCACCGGCGCCTGCTCGCGCAGAAGCTTCCGAATCTCTGCTGGAACTGCCAATTCACGGGTTCCGGCCACTTCGCGCAGAACACCGGTGCCGACAACCACGGGACCGAACAAGGCAAGTACCAGGTGGCCCCGAGCGGAACCACGAACTTCCCGACGACCAACTCGC
- a CDS encoding TIGR00266 family protein, which yields MGPAVSPAAPAPDRRANEIEFKVYGNEMQFVEIYLDPGESVVAEAGAMMFMTGGVQMETVFGDGSGRQQQGGLMGALLGAGKRLLTGESLFMTVFTNAGGRGVERVAFAAPYAGKILPMDLSKLGGTLICQKDSYLCAAKGVSIGIAFQKKIGVGLFGGEGFIMQRLDGDGLVFAHAGGTVHSYDLAVGETLRVDTGCIVALQQSVNYDVQLVGGVKTALFGGEGLFFATLTGPGKVWLQSLPLSRLADRIYKAIPGIGKGGKEEGSVLGNVGLGRILGSD from the coding sequence TTGGGCCCGGCCGTCAGCCCGGCGGCACCCGCGCCCGACCGGCGTGCGAACGAAATCGAGTTCAAGGTGTACGGGAACGAGATGCAGTTCGTCGAGATCTACCTGGATCCCGGTGAGAGCGTCGTCGCCGAGGCGGGCGCGATGATGTTCATGACCGGCGGGGTCCAGATGGAAACGGTGTTTGGCGACGGCAGCGGCCGGCAGCAGCAGGGCGGCCTCATGGGCGCGCTTCTCGGTGCGGGCAAGCGCCTCCTCACCGGCGAGAGCCTGTTCATGACGGTGTTCACCAACGCTGGTGGTCGCGGTGTCGAGCGCGTCGCCTTCGCCGCGCCGTACGCCGGCAAGATCCTGCCGATGGATCTCTCCAAGCTGGGTGGCACGCTCATCTGCCAGAAGGACTCGTATCTCTGCGCGGCCAAGGGCGTGTCGATTGGCATCGCCTTCCAGAAGAAGATCGGGGTGGGCCTGTTCGGCGGTGAGGGCTTCATCATGCAGAGACTCGACGGCGACGGCCTGGTGTTCGCGCACGCGGGCGGCACGGTTCACTCCTACGACCTGGCGGTCGGTGAAACCCTTCGTGTCGACACCGGCTGCATTGTCGCCCTCCAGCAGTCGGTGAACTACGATGTGCAGTTGGTCGGCGGGGTCAAGACGGCGCTCTTCGGCGGCGAAGGACTCTTCTTCGCGACACTGACCGGGCCCGGCAAGGTATGGCTCCAGTCGCTGCCGCTCAGCCGGCTCGCGGACCGGATCTACAAGGCCATCCCCGGCATCGGCAAGGGGGGCAAGGAAGAAGGGTCGGTGCTCGGGAATGTCGGGCTCGGACGGATCCTCGGATCCGATTAG
- a CDS encoding PhzF family phenazine biosynthesis protein: MELRMYQIDAFADRLFSGNPAAVCPLESWLPDEVMQQIAAENNLAETAFYIRHDGGFDLRWFTPAVEVDLCGHATLAAAHVVFTHDCFPHDTIQFTSKSGILRVRRDGDRLVLDFPVDTVEPVTVPQILIDALGREPIESYRGKTDYMLVYGVEEHVAGLTPDLVDLATVPARGIIVTAPGRQVDFVSRFFAPQVGVPEDPVTGSAHTTLTPYWAARLGKNELTARQLSKRQGSLRCTLVGNRVDIAGRAVPYLEGTITI, from the coding sequence ATGGAACTGCGGATGTACCAGATCGATGCGTTTGCCGATCGGCTCTTCAGCGGGAACCCGGCGGCCGTCTGTCCGCTCGAGTCGTGGCTTCCGGACGAGGTCATGCAGCAAATCGCGGCGGAGAACAACCTCGCCGAGACGGCGTTCTACATTCGGCACGACGGCGGCTTCGATCTCCGCTGGTTCACGCCGGCTGTCGAAGTCGATCTGTGCGGACACGCCACGCTGGCCGCGGCGCACGTGGTCTTCACCCACGATTGCTTTCCCCACGACACGATCCAGTTCACGTCGAAGAGCGGGATTCTGCGCGTTCGGCGCGACGGCGATCGGCTCGTGCTCGACTTTCCCGTGGACACGGTTGAACCGGTGACCGTGCCGCAGATCCTGATCGACGCGCTCGGTCGCGAGCCCATCGAGTCCTACAGGGGCAAGACGGATTACATGCTCGTCTACGGCGTCGAGGAGCACGTGGCCGGACTCACACCCGACCTCGTCGATCTGGCCACCGTGCCGGCGCGCGGCATCATCGTCACGGCACCCGGCCGCCAGGTGGACTTCGTGTCGCGGTTCTTCGCACCGCAGGTCGGCGTGCCGGAGGATCCCGTGACCGGGTCGGCACACACGACGCTGACGCCCTACTGGGCCGCCCGCCTCGGCAAGAACGAGTTGACGGCCCGCCAGTTGTCGAAGCGTCAGGGCAGCCTGCGCTGTACGCTCGTCGGCAACCGCGTCGACATCGCGGGTCGGGCCGTGCCGTATCTGGAAGGCACGATCACGATCTAA